One Candidatus Uhrbacteria bacterium genomic region harbors:
- a CDS encoding histidine--tRNA ligase yields the protein MPAKKPLKKKFVKPVPLKEEKPKPSPEEAENMPKKGVKVIETLRGFRDVLPEEQAYWDIIRDRARSFAEYYSFSKIELPLLEYEELFNRSVGKATDIVEKEMYTFEDKSGARVALRPEATAQIARAYVNHGMLNRPQPVKFFYLGPMFRHDRPQAGRYRQFHQFGFESIGEADPIVDAQLIVIASRFFRDLDIPAIVEVNSIGTAETRREYIMELVAYFRQFRSRLSEDDKVRLQKNPLRLLDSKDPTVKELLAEAPQIVDWLDEESKAHFMKVLEFLEEVEVPYRLNPFLVRGLDYYNKTVFELYTSSESSSTATQGALAAGGRYDGLVELLGGREGTPACGFAVGIERVVNAMRELNLHPPARFQPKIFFAQLGDSARRKGLKLYEEFRLAGVPVAEAFGKGALKAQLEMANKQEAAITLILGQKEVLDGTIIIRDMESGAQEIVDANKVVSMVKKRLGLTE from the coding sequence ATGCCTGCCAAAAAACCGCTAAAGAAGAAATTTGTTAAGCCGGTACCGTTGAAGGAAGAGAAACCCAAGCCGTCCCCAGAGGAGGCCGAGAACATGCCAAAAAAAGGCGTGAAGGTTATTGAGACCTTGCGTGGGTTCCGCGACGTGCTTCCCGAAGAACAGGCGTATTGGGACATTATCCGTGACCGTGCGCGCTCGTTTGCGGAATATTACAGTTTCTCAAAGATCGAGCTCCCGCTCTTAGAGTACGAGGAACTGTTTAATCGGAGCGTGGGGAAAGCCACGGACATCGTCGAGAAGGAGATGTATACATTCGAGGATAAGTCTGGCGCGCGCGTGGCACTCCGTCCCGAAGCGACTGCACAGATCGCGCGGGCCTATGTGAATCACGGCATGTTGAACCGCCCGCAACCGGTAAAGTTTTTCTATCTCGGCCCCATGTTCCGGCACGACCGACCACAGGCAGGACGGTATCGCCAGTTCCATCAATTCGGGTTTGAATCCATCGGGGAAGCTGATCCTATCGTGGACGCCCAGCTTATAGTCATCGCTTCTCGTTTTTTCCGCGACCTGGACATTCCGGCGATTGTGGAGGTCAACTCGATTGGCACCGCCGAAACGCGACGGGAATACATCATGGAGCTGGTCGCGTACTTCCGCCAGTTCCGCTCGCGGTTGAGCGAGGACGATAAAGTGCGTCTCCAAAAGAATCCGCTCCGACTTCTTGATTCAAAAGACCCTACAGTAAAAGAGCTGCTTGCTGAAGCGCCGCAGATTGTGGATTGGCTGGATGAAGAGAGCAAGGCACATTTCATGAAAGTCTTGGAATTTTTGGAAGAGGTGGAAGTGCCGTATCGCTTGAATCCGTTTTTGGTGCGCGGGCTTGATTACTACAACAAGACAGTCTTTGAGCTCTACACATCGAGTGAAAGTTCCTCGACGGCGACGCAGGGGGCGCTTGCGGCTGGCGGGCGATATGATGGTTTGGTGGAATTGCTGGGCGGACGCGAGGGAACACCGGCGTGCGGGTTCGCTGTGGGGATTGAGCGTGTCGTGAATGCCATGCGCGAACTCAATCTACATCCTCCCGCTCGTTTTCAACCCAAGATTTTCTTTGCGCAGCTGGGCGATTCCGCGCGCCGCAAGGGACTGAAACTTTATGAAGAGTTTCGGCTTGCTGGCGTGCCGGTGGCGGAAGCGTTTGGCAAAGGAGCGCTCAAGGCGCAACTTGAGATGGCCAACAAACAGGAAGCTGCCATCACGCTGATCTTGGGCCAAAAAGAGGTTCTGGACGGGACGATTATCATTCGCGATATGGAATCGGGAGCCCAGGAAATCGTAGATGCAAACAAAGTTGTCTCGATGGTGAAGAAACGCCTCGGGTTGACAGAATAA
- the lepB gene encoding signal peptidase I has protein sequence MEDMPSVPERAHWSERFGVFGSVIVFIVELVQILAISAAIIIPIRAFLIQPFIVRGASMEPNFYDNEYLVIDEISYRFREPERGEIIVFQYPRDPSQYFIKRVIGLPGETVEVDEGRVKIYNDAYPEGLPLKEPYLDGAETVGKKRVELGAQEYYLLGDNRDYSLDSRSFGPVGRDLMVGRVWFRGFPFSRLGGFQTPVYDTL, from the coding sequence ATGGAAGACATGCCTTCGGTGCCGGAGAGGGCGCATTGGTCGGAACGATTCGGGGTCTTTGGCTCCGTGATTGTTTTTATTGTAGAACTCGTGCAGATTTTGGCGATCTCCGCAGCGATCATCATCCCCATCCGCGCTTTTCTGATCCAGCCGTTCATTGTGCGCGGCGCCAGCATGGAACCGAATTTTTACGACAATGAGTATCTGGTGATAGACGAAATCTCCTACCGGTTTCGTGAGCCCGAGCGTGGCGAGATTATTGTTTTCCAATATCCCCGGGACCCAAGCCAGTATTTTATCAAGCGCGTTATCGGGCTTCCTGGCGAAACAGTCGAGGTAGATGAGGGACGCGTAAAGATTTATAACGACGCATACCCCGAGGGACTTCCGCTTAAGGAGCCGTATCTTGATGGCGCCGAGACCGTGGGGAAGAAGCGCGTAGAACTCGGAGCCCAGGAGTATTATCTTCTGGGCGACAACCGGGATTACAGTCTTGACTCGCGCAGTTTCGGTCCCGTCGGGCGAGACTTAATGGTCGGCCGCGTCTGGTTCCGCGGCTTCCCGTTTTCGCGTCTTGGAGGATTTCAAACGCCCGTGTACGATACCCTTTAA
- a CDS encoding LCP family protein, with protein MEEPRVNLLHKNTEEMYGRRPRPFFLRARVVGTVIALTLVIGIVFSATSKDASEEVGGSVFTTISRLVRSADKELSGETDDRVNILLLGIGGSGHDGPELTDTIIFGSFQPSTKQIGLLSIPRDLVIPLEGYGWRKINHVNAYGEEQKRESGPELAAQTIGEILGQPVHYWIKVDFKGFETFIDAIGGIDVDVARAFTDPAYPLEDEEGTITTLHFETGPQQMDGKTALQFVRSRHGDNGEGSDFARAARQQLVLVAVKKKLLSASVLLNPARLTRLVGTLRENMRTNLSSWEILRLARMEDLFTGPSINHIVLDTRPGSPLYETTAGGAYVILPRHQNWDRIQDIAKNLFDASEADLVSREAAPRGITLDIQNGTDIPSLAATVGNLLREEGYTVADVGNAEINGVKETIIYDRSYGAYPAELLALADYLNARISQSAGGWLVSQEIVPDELTIRPIDVASAGPPVDFLVILGESTVDRLSLRP; from the coding sequence ATGGAGGAACCCCGCGTGAATCTGCTTCACAAGAACACCGAAGAAATGTACGGCCGACGGCCGCGCCCCTTTTTTTTGCGTGCGCGCGTAGTAGGCACGGTGATCGCTCTTACCCTTGTGATTGGGATCGTCTTTTCCGCGACATCCAAAGACGCCTCCGAGGAGGTCGGCGGCTCCGTATTCACAACCATCTCGCGCCTTGTTCGCTCGGCCGATAAAGAACTTTCTGGAGAAACAGACGACCGTGTAAATATCCTCCTACTTGGCATCGGGGGGAGCGGGCACGATGGGCCAGAGCTCACAGACACTATTATTTTTGGGAGTTTCCAACCATCCACGAAACAAATCGGCCTGCTCTCGATCCCCCGCGACCTCGTGATCCCCCTCGAGGGGTACGGCTGGCGCAAGATCAATCACGTGAACGCATATGGAGAGGAGCAAAAACGTGAGAGTGGGCCAGAGCTTGCTGCACAAACGATTGGAGAAATCCTGGGCCAGCCGGTTCACTACTGGATAAAGGTAGACTTCAAAGGTTTTGAGACCTTCATAGACGCCATCGGCGGCATCGACGTGGACGTGGCGCGCGCCTTCACCGACCCCGCCTATCCGCTTGAAGACGAAGAGGGCACCATCACGACCCTCCATTTTGAAACAGGGCCCCAGCAGATGGATGGAAAGACCGCCCTGCAATTTGTGCGCTCGCGTCACGGCGACAACGGCGAAGGGTCGGACTTTGCGCGCGCCGCCCGCCAGCAGCTGGTACTCGTCGCGGTAAAGAAGAAATTACTTTCCGCCTCCGTGCTGTTGAACCCGGCGCGCCTCACGCGCTTAGTGGGAACGTTGCGCGAGAATATGCGCACGAACCTTTCTTCGTGGGAGATCCTGCGCTTGGCGCGCATGGAAGATCTCTTCACTGGACCGTCTATCAATCATATTGTGCTCGACACACGCCCCGGTAGTCCGCTGTACGAAACGACAGCGGGCGGCGCGTATGTTATCTTGCCGCGCCACCAAAACTGGGATCGCATCCAAGACATTGCAAAAAATCTTTTCGACGCGTCCGAAGCAGATCTTGTTTCGCGCGAAGCGGCGCCGCGCGGCATCACGCTTGACATTCAAAATGGCACAGACATCCCAAGCCTCGCCGCCACCGTGGGCAACCTTCTACGCGAGGAAGGGTACACCGTCGCCGATGTAGGAAACGCCGAAATCAACGGCGTGAAGGAAACGATCATCTATGACCGGAGCTACGGTGCCTATCCCGCCGAGCTTCTTGCTCTTGCGGATTATCTTAACGCACGCATTTCCCAATCGGCAGGCGGCTGGCTGGTAAGCCAAGAGATCGTCCCCGACGAACTCACGATCCGGCCTATTGACGTTGCCTCGGCTGGCCCGCCGGTTGACTTTCTGGTCATTCTTGGGGAAAGTACCGTGGATCGCCTCTCCTTGCGACCCTAG
- the der gene encoding ribosome biogenesis GTPase Der: MPTLPTVAIVGRANVGKSTLFNCLVEEKKALVSPVAGTTRDRQEGYVLWRGHVIRVLDTGGLDIKHPDDIEREIIRQTDLATKEADVVLLLLDAGVGPMEFDRELYRRVQKLHKPVVIAANKCDTKPAKRQSSADWRFPGGEPTRISSIRGEGTGDLLDHLFELFEKLGKPPAPQSEVIPVRVAMIGKPNVGKSSLLNSLLGEERFITSPVAHTTRSPNDVRTEHDGHSYIFIDTAGIRRRVSREYTPMLEKAGVEQTRATLRRTDVVLFVIDATDAIGVQEKVLAGEIADSGAGVIIVVNKWDLVEEKKTGTINTYQERILDHLPMLAFAPLMFVSAKTGQRVARLFAAIGEVQKTRFSEFDDEAVEAFLRQAIARHRPTKGMGTAPPKIMGMRQIGTAPPTFVIAVKSRHTKKLHTSYVRYLENRLRETFELSGVPVRLVVKAVAS; the protein is encoded by the coding sequence ATGCCTACTCTTCCAACCGTCGCTATTGTCGGCCGAGCAAACGTGGGAAAATCCACGTTGTTTAATTGTTTGGTGGAAGAGAAGAAAGCACTGGTCTCTCCGGTGGCCGGTACGACGCGCGATCGGCAAGAGGGGTACGTGCTCTGGCGCGGCCACGTCATACGTGTGCTCGATACGGGCGGACTCGACATCAAACACCCGGACGACATTGAACGCGAGATCATCCGTCAGACCGATCTTGCCACAAAAGAGGCCGACGTGGTTCTTCTCCTTCTCGACGCGGGCGTAGGGCCTATGGAATTCGACCGTGAGCTCTATCGGCGCGTGCAGAAACTCCACAAGCCCGTGGTCATCGCGGCAAATAAATGCGACACGAAGCCCGCCAAACGACAGTCTTCTGCCGACTGGCGATTCCCGGGCGGGGAACCCACGCGCATTTCTTCCATCCGTGGAGAAGGAACAGGCGATCTCCTCGATCATTTGTTCGAGTTGTTTGAAAAATTAGGCAAGCCGCCCGCTCCGCAATCGGAGGTCATACCTGTGCGTGTCGCCATGATCGGTAAACCCAACGTAGGAAAGTCCTCTCTCTTAAATAGCCTACTGGGCGAGGAACGCTTCATCACCTCCCCCGTGGCGCACACAACCCGTTCGCCAAATGACGTACGTACAGAGCATGACGGTCACTCCTATATATTTATTGATACGGCCGGTATTCGCCGGCGCGTCAGCCGCGAATATACGCCCATGCTGGAGAAAGCGGGGGTGGAACAAACGCGCGCCACGCTTCGGCGCACCGACGTCGTACTGTTCGTGATAGACGCCACCGACGCCATCGGTGTCCAAGAAAAAGTTCTCGCGGGAGAAATTGCCGACTCCGGTGCCGGCGTAATCATTGTGGTGAATAAGTGGGATCTGGTGGAAGAAAAAAAGACCGGCACCATCAACACCTATCAAGAACGCATCCTCGACCATCTCCCCATGCTTGCCTTTGCACCGCTTATGTTCGTGAGCGCAAAGACGGGTCAGCGTGTCGCGCGTTTGTTCGCCGCCATTGGAGAGGTGCAGAAAACACGTTTCTCAGAGTTCGACGACGAAGCCGTGGAGGCGTTTCTGCGTCAAGCCATCGCGCGCCACCGTCCCACGAAGGGCATGGGCACCGCGCCGCCGAAGATTATGGGCATGCGCCAAATCGGCACGGCTCCCCCTACGTTTGTGATTGCGGTAAAATCCAGGCATACAAAAAAACTCCACACATCCTATGTGCGCTATCTTGAAAACCGGCTTCGGGAAACCTTCGAGCTTTCTGGCGTCCCTGTGCGCTTGGTGGTCAAAGCCGTCGCGTCGTAA
- a CDS encoding aminoacyl-tRNA hydrolase, which translates to MRPLIVGLGNVGKEYEQTRHNVGFEIVDALAKGKNLSWKKEAARHAFVATSREVILAKPTTYMNRSGEAVRELVSFYKPSRIVVIYDDADLPMGEIRVRGDGRSAGHNGIASVIEHIGEEAFTRVRVGIGRPENKDIPLEDWVLGTWNEEEWKKIKNIVEEATQKVEIQP; encoded by the coding sequence ATGCGCCCACTCATCGTGGGGCTTGGCAATGTCGGCAAGGAGTATGAGCAGACACGGCATAACGTGGGATTTGAAATCGTAGACGCACTTGCAAAAGGAAAAAATCTTTCATGGAAAAAGGAGGCGGCACGACACGCGTTTGTGGCCACATCGCGAGAAGTGATTTTGGCAAAGCCCACCACCTACATGAACCGCTCGGGAGAGGCTGTACGAGAACTTGTGTCGTTTTACAAACCCTCCCGCATCGTGGTGATCTACGATGACGCCGACTTGCCCATGGGAGAAATCCGTGTGCGCGGAGACGGTCGGAGTGCAGGCCACAACGGAATTGCGTCCGTCATTGAACATATTGGAGAGGAGGCGTTTACGCGTGTGCGTGTAGGCATCGGCCGGCCAGAAAACAAAGATATTCCTCTTGAAGATTGGGTGCTCGGAACGTGGAATGAGGAGGAATGGAAAAAGATAAAAAATATTGTGGAGGAGGCCACACAAAAAGTCGAAATCCAGCCGTAG
- the dprA gene encoding DNA-protecting protein DprA: MLTTELQKTDLPFALAAARFPKFGAKRLARLKKAFGNFETVWGAEARDLARAIEHMALAEEFVAARRTIEPAEEVDRLAQTGVSVVWIEEETYPALLREIHDPPPFLFHRGALPKPADVLLSVVGSRHMSRYGAAVLEMFMPELARSGVHIVSGLALGCDGYAHELTVKHRGCTYGIVAGGCDTESITPGQNRALAHAMIAAGGGVISEQPVGTASYPSSFPLRNRLIAGISRATLVIEAAEASGSLITARLALEENRDVLAVPGPINAPMSIGTNRLVRFGAHVVTSAEDILSLLELAPTTPVPARIVEPQNATEAALLPHLNTHGIHVDELVRASRLPTTLVLQTLTAMELREVVVHIGGNHYRLNG, encoded by the coding sequence ATGTTGACGACGGAGTTGCAAAAAACTGACCTCCCCTTCGCCCTCGCCGCCGCCCGTTTTCCCAAATTCGGCGCCAAACGCCTGGCGCGCCTCAAGAAGGCTTTTGGGAATTTCGAGACCGTATGGGGTGCCGAGGCAAGAGACCTGGCGCGGGCGATCGAGCACATGGCGCTTGCCGAGGAGTTTGTCGCGGCACGACGAACCATCGAACCAGCAGAAGAAGTCGACAGGCTTGCGCAGACAGGCGTGTCAGTGGTGTGGATCGAAGAAGAGACGTACCCAGCTCTTCTGCGCGAAATCCATGACCCACCTCCCTTCCTTTTTCATCGCGGCGCCCTTCCAAAACCAGCCGACGTTCTTCTGTCCGTTGTGGGAAGCCGTCACATGAGTCGTTATGGCGCAGCTGTCCTTGAGATGTTTATGCCAGAACTCGCGCGCTCCGGTGTGCACATTGTAAGCGGTCTTGCACTTGGGTGCGACGGGTACGCACACGAACTTACCGTGAAGCACCGCGGATGCACCTATGGAATTGTCGCGGGCGGATGTGACACCGAGAGTATCACGCCCGGACAAAATCGCGCGCTGGCGCACGCCATGATCGCCGCAGGGGGTGGGGTGATCTCTGAACAACCTGTGGGTACCGCATCCTATCCGTCATCTTTTCCGCTGCGCAACCGATTGATTGCTGGCATCAGCCGCGCCACATTAGTGATCGAGGCCGCTGAAGCGTCCGGCTCGCTTATCACTGCGCGTCTGGCGCTCGAAGAAAATCGCGACGTCCTTGCCGTTCCGGGTCCCATCAATGCTCCTATGAGTATCGGCACAAACCGGCTCGTGCGTTTTGGTGCGCATGTTGTTACCTCGGCCGAAGACATCCTCTCTCTTTTAGAGCTTGCCCCCACCACCCCTGTACCCGCGCGCATCGTCGAGCCACAAAACGCAACCGAAGCGGCTCTCCTCCCCCACCTCAACACGCACGGCATACATGTAGACGAGCTTGTGCGGGCCAGTCGCCTCCCTACCACCCTCGTTCTCCAAACCCTTACCGCCATGGAACTGCGCGAGGTCGTTGTCCATATCGGAGGGAATCATTATCGGTTGAACGGGTAG
- the topA gene encoding type I DNA topoisomerase: MSKLLIVESPTKAKTISKFLGHDYHVLSSYGHVRDLPKSDLGVDIEHGYAPTYEVSPDSRKHVTALKKAAKEADEVLFATDEDREGEAISWHLAEILGMEPREVKRVVFHEITKRAIEEALAHPRPLEMPLVDAQQARRILDRLYGYEISPLLWRKIAPKLSAGRVQSVATRIIVERERERMRFVRAGFWDAHGVFCKSDACFPARLVEVKGARLANGKHFDAATGLLTKEAKEKGFVVLDEKTVRDLVETWKTTSWSVKSVEEKPAVSHPSAPFTTSTLQQEAARKLRLSSKETMRSAQSLYERGFITYMRTDSTTLSAQAISAARSIVTTRFGKENLPAEARQYQTKVKNAQEAHEAIRPSGEAFADPEEVAKEMNPAEAALYDLIWKRTIASQMISASLRHTTVEISNNEALFSATGKIVDVPGYLHVYMEGKDETEEEAEATLPALVAGDKLTAQELSPESHETKPPARYTEASLIKMLEANGIGRPSTFSSIISTIMTRDYVRKVGQALVPTFKAFAVVQLLEQWFTHLVDIGFTAEMEEGLDAISRDEKEATPFLDAFYHGGTYPGLAGMLKAEIDPKEACTIALSQHQGSPVNIRVGRFGPYLEWRDLRVSLPEDMSPEDVTPKAAEELLSKKAEGPRKLGDDPEGGLPIYAMSGRFGPYVQLGEKSDESKPKMKSLPRGMSEQEVSLEQAVYLLSLPREIGTHPESYEPVVLDLGRFGPYIKCASESRSLKAEDSIFTLTLPRALELLAQEKVGRGGRRITKKTVLKDLGEGLQILDGRYGPYVTDGKKNASLPKGTSAEDMTVESAQTLLSEKKTKRKKKS; this comes from the coding sequence ATGAGTAAACTCCTCATCGTCGAGTCGCCGACGAAAGCAAAAACGATCTCGAAATTTTTGGGACATGACTATCATGTTCTTTCTTCGTACGGTCACGTGCGCGATCTCCCCAAGAGCGATCTTGGGGTGGACATCGAGCACGGATACGCTCCCACATATGAAGTATCGCCGGACTCGCGCAAACACGTGACAGCGCTCAAAAAGGCCGCAAAGGAAGCAGACGAAGTCCTCTTTGCGACGGATGAAGACCGTGAGGGAGAGGCTATCTCCTGGCACCTGGCAGAGATTCTTGGTATGGAACCCCGCGAGGTAAAACGCGTCGTATTCCACGAAATCACCAAGCGCGCCATCGAGGAAGCGCTCGCCCATCCGCGGCCGCTCGAAATGCCGCTCGTAGACGCCCAGCAAGCCCGGCGTATTTTGGACCGCCTCTACGGTTACGAAATCTCCCCCCTCCTGTGGCGAAAGATCGCGCCAAAACTTTCCGCCGGCCGCGTGCAAAGTGTTGCCACGCGCATCATTGTGGAACGCGAACGCGAACGCATGCGATTCGTGCGCGCCGGTTTTTGGGACGCACACGGCGTGTTTTGCAAATCAGATGCCTGCTTCCCCGCACGACTGGTGGAGGTGAAAGGCGCGCGCTTGGCAAATGGAAAACATTTTGACGCCGCAACCGGGCTCCTTACAAAGGAAGCAAAAGAAAAAGGATTTGTCGTCCTTGATGAAAAAACTGTGCGCGATCTTGTAGAGACATGGAAAACCACGTCGTGGAGTGTAAAGAGCGTGGAAGAGAAGCCGGCCGTCTCACACCCAAGTGCGCCGTTTACCACAAGCACTCTCCAACAAGAGGCCGCACGCAAACTCCGCTTATCGTCCAAAGAAACCATGCGCTCTGCCCAATCGCTCTACGAGCGGGGGTTCATCACCTACATGCGCACGGATTCCACGACGCTTTCCGCACAAGCGATCTCTGCGGCGCGCTCCATCGTGACCACGCGTTTCGGCAAAGAAAACCTCCCAGCGGAGGCACGCCAATACCAGACAAAAGTAAAAAACGCGCAAGAAGCGCACGAGGCCATACGGCCCTCCGGAGAAGCATTTGCCGATCCGGAAGAAGTAGCCAAAGAGATGAATCCTGCCGAGGCAGCGCTTTATGATTTGATTTGGAAACGTACGATCGCCTCGCAAATGATCTCCGCCTCACTTCGGCACACCACCGTAGAAATTTCCAACAACGAAGCGCTTTTCTCCGCAACAGGGAAAATTGTTGATGTGCCGGGGTATCTGCACGTGTATATGGAGGGGAAGGACGAAACGGAAGAAGAGGCTGAAGCAACTCTGCCGGCGCTTGTCGCAGGCGACAAACTTACGGCACAAGAGCTCTCCCCAGAATCGCACGAAACAAAACCACCTGCGCGTTATACGGAAGCCTCTCTCATTAAAATGCTCGAAGCAAACGGCATTGGCCGCCCAAGCACATTTTCTTCCATCATCTCGACCATCATGACACGCGACTATGTGCGTAAGGTAGGCCAAGCGCTTGTGCCGACATTCAAAGCGTTTGCGGTCGTGCAGCTTCTGGAGCAATGGTTTACACATCTGGTAGACATTGGCTTTACGGCAGAAATGGAGGAGGGGCTCGACGCCATTTCGCGCGACGAAAAAGAGGCGACGCCGTTTTTGGATGCCTTCTACCACGGGGGCACGTATCCGGGTCTTGCGGGCATGCTGAAGGCCGAGATTGATCCAAAAGAAGCGTGCACCATCGCGCTCTCCCAACATCAGGGTTCTCCGGTCAATATTCGCGTGGGACGCTTCGGTCCCTACTTGGAGTGGCGAGACCTTCGCGTATCCTTGCCCGAAGACATGTCTCCCGAGGATGTCACGCCCAAAGCGGCCGAAGAACTCCTCTCGAAAAAAGCCGAGGGACCACGAAAGCTTGGAGACGATCCGGAAGGCGGACTCCCTATCTATGCGATGAGCGGACGCTTTGGCCCTTACGTCCAGCTTGGAGAAAAATCCGATGAGAGTAAGCCAAAGATGAAAAGTTTGCCGCGGGGCATGAGTGAGCAGGAAGTTTCTCTTGAACAAGCCGTGTACTTATTGTCTCTCCCGCGCGAAATCGGCACACATCCAGAATCCTATGAGCCCGTCGTGCTTGATCTTGGACGGTTCGGCCCCTACATCAAATGCGCAAGTGAGAGCCGAAGTCTGAAAGCGGAAGATTCCATCTTCACATTGACGCTCCCGCGCGCGCTCGAGCTTCTGGCGCAAGAGAAAGTGGGTCGTGGCGGACGGCGCATAACGAAAAAGACTGTCTTGAAAGATCTTGGGGAAGGCCTGCAGATTCTCGATGGCCGCTACGGTCCCTATGTCACGGATGGAAAAAAGAATGCGTCGCTCCCCAAAGGAACAAGCGCGGAAGACATGACCGTAGAATCCGCCCAGACGCTTCTCTCCGAGAAAAAGACAAAGCGCAAGAAAAAGTCTTAG
- a CDS encoding bifunctional (p)ppGpp synthetase/guanosine-3',5'-bis(diphosphate) 3'-pyrophosphohydrolase, which translates to MLGTLEGLLGVIAENYPSGTDASLVERAYQFARAAHEGQMRLTGEPYITHPTITATKLAAMKLPLAVVAAGLLHDVPEDTSRTSEEIRAAFGDDIANMVEGVTKLGKVKFRGMDRYVENLRKMFYAMAEDIRTIYIKFADRLHNLETLSAQPIPKRERIAREVLEIYAPIANRLGMGEFKGAFEDLAFQYLEPKKYQTVKALRDKILRAREGVLSRMIDALKKDLLAEDLQFVSAHGRMKHLYSLHQKLERHDNDIARIYDLIAIRVIVKKIPDCYTVLGIVHNRWKPLKGRIKDYVAQPKPNGYQSIHTTIFGDDGMIVEVQVRTEEMHELAEYGPARHWQYKEGSVPITKLDTRWINELVKVQKELTGKEEFLEHLEDLKLDAFRDRIFVFTPKGDVIDLAEGSTPIDFAYAIHSEIGNKCVAARVNDQMVQLDAPLKSGDLCEIVIDKNRKGPNPDWMDFVKSRHARTKIKDGSRSTIRQWLKSKFDKSRERKIKGL; encoded by the coding sequence ATGTTGGGTACTTTGGAGGGCCTTCTGGGCGTCATTGCGGAGAACTATCCATCGGGGACAGACGCCTCGCTTGTTGAACGTGCTTATCAATTCGCGAGAGCGGCACACGAGGGCCAGATGCGCCTTACCGGGGAGCCGTACATCACCCATCCCACCATTACCGCCACGAAATTGGCCGCCATGAAACTTCCCCTTGCCGTCGTGGCCGCCGGACTCCTGCACGATGTCCCCGAAGACACCTCGCGCACAAGCGAGGAAATTCGCGCCGCGTTCGGGGATGATATAGCCAACATGGTGGAAGGCGTCACAAAACTTGGAAAAGTGAAGTTCCGGGGGATGGATCGGTATGTGGAAAACCTGCGAAAAATGTTCTATGCCATGGCGGAAGACATTCGCACCATCTACATTAAATTCGCCGACCGTCTGCACAACTTGGAAACCTTGAGCGCCCAGCCCATCCCTAAACGTGAACGCATCGCCCGCGAGGTACTCGAGATCTATGCCCCCATCGCAAATCGTCTCGGCATGGGAGAATTTAAAGGAGCCTTTGAGGATCTGGCGTTCCAATATTTAGAACCAAAAAAATATCAAACGGTCAAAGCGCTCCGCGACAAAATCTTGCGCGCGCGCGAAGGCGTGCTTTCGCGCATGATCGACGCTCTGAAGAAAGATTTGCTTGCCGAAGACCTTCAGTTTGTCTCTGCCCACGGCCGCATGAAGCACCTCTACAGCCTCCACCAAAAACTAGAACGGCACGACAATGACATTGCGCGTATCTATGACCTCATCGCCATCCGTGTGATCGTGAAAAAAATCCCGGATTGCTATACCGTGCTTGGTATCGTGCATAACCGGTGGAAGCCGCTAAAGGGCCGCATTAAAGACTACGTCGCCCAGCCAAAACCAAACGGCTATCAGTCCATTCACACAACGATCTTCGGCGACGACGGCATGATCGTAGAGGTACAAGTACGTACCGAGGAAATGCACGAGCTTGCTGAATACGGACCGGCGCGGCATTGGCAGTACAAAGAAGGAAGCGTTCCCATCACCAAGCTTGATACGCGCTGGATCAATGAACTGGTGAAAGTGCAGAAAGAGCTCACCGGCAAGGAGGAGTTTCTGGAACACCTGGAAGACCTGAAGCTTGATGCATTTCGCGACCGCATTTTTGTCTTCACCCCCAAAGGAGATGTCATTGACTTAGCCGAGGGTTCCACGCCGATTGATTTTGCTTACGCCATCCATTCGGAGATTGGGAATAAATGCGTTGCAGCGCGCGTGAATGATCAAATGGTGCAGTTAGATGCCCCTCTCAAGTCGGGCGACTTGTGCGAGATTGTCATTGATAAAAACCGCAAAGGGCCAAATCCCGACTGGATGGATTTCGTGAAAAGCCGGCATGCGCGTACGAAAATCAAAGACGGGTCGCGCAGCACGATCCGCCAATGGCTGAAATCCAAGTTTGATAAAAGCCGTGAGCGAAAGATCAAAGGTCTATAA